Genomic DNA from Halonatronomonas betaini:
TTATGAAGCAGCCTTTTTGATTCAGGAGAACTTAGCAGAGCTTGGCATTGAAGTTTCAGTAGAGCCGACAGAGTTTAGTACATTAATTCAGAATTTTTATAATGAACAGGACTTTGAGATTGCCATAGCAGGTTGGTCAGGTAGAGTAGATAGACTTGATCCCCAGCATTTCTTAGGAACACTGGAATCAGGTCAGGCAGATCTTGGAGGCAATAACCCTGGTGGCTATGTTAATGAGCGTTATGATGAACTTTTTGCTCTCCAGGCCAAAGAATTTGACCAGGATCAGAGAAGAGAGTATGTGCTTGAGATGCAGGAGATAGCCATGGATGAACAGCCAGTCAATATTTTATTCTTCAGAGATGAAGTAGTTGCATATAACCACAATAACTTTGAAGGTTTTGTACCAATGGCTGGAGAGGCTATTTATAATGAATGGATTCCATTTGATGTAGATCCTCTAGGGGAAGATAGAATGTTAACTATCGGTACAACCCAGGAACCAGATAATATCAACCCATTAGATTCAACAACTGTCTGGGGATGGAAATTTATGAGAATGTATTATGACAAATTAATCAGGTTATCACCTGATATTGAGCCATTACCCTGGGCAGCAGAATCTGTTGACGCCATCGATGATAATACAATCGAAGTTGTCTTAAGAGAAGGTATGTTATTCCATGATGGCGAACCGGTAACAGTCGAAGATATTAAATTCACCTATGATTATTTCCGGGAACAGGACTTTGCCTATTTTAGACCGTTTTATCAGCCATTAGATGAAGTTACAATAGTCGATGATAATACTCTTCATTTTGTTCTAGAAGAGCCAACATCATTCTTTATAACAGTTACTTTAAGTCAGATTCCAATTCTTCCAAAGCATCTCTGGGAAGATATAGAAGCAGCAGATCAGCTCAATCCTGAAGATGTACCGACTGTAGGTAGTGGTCCATTAAAATTTGACACCTATGACAGAGGTGAATACAAGAGATTAGTCAAATTTGATGATTATTTTAAAGCCGATGACATCAATATAGATGGAGTAGATTTTAATATCTATGCTGACTCTGAAGGTGTCTATACAGCCCTGGCAACAGAAGAAATAGATATGACAGCCTGGAGACTGGAACCTGCTCAGATTGAACTTGCTGAACAGGAAGATCATCTGACAGTCGTTAGTGTACCAGACTTTGGCTATTACCATATGACTTATAATTTAAGAGTTCCTCCAATGGATGACGTTGAATTCAGAAGAGCCCTTGCCCATGCAGTACCCTATGAAACCTTCATAAACGTATTGCTTGATGGCCTTGGAGAAAGAGGAACCTCAATAATCGCACCTGTTAATGCATTCTGGCATAATCCAGATGTCCCTCTCTATGATTATGATCTAGATCTAGCCCGTGAAAGATTAGAAAATGCAGGTTACTGGTGGGATGATGACGGAAGATTGAATTTCCCTGAATAGACAATGAACTAATTGAATACAATAATAGGGAGGGGCTTCCCTCCCTATTTCCATTATAATTAATTATAAAATATGTAACGAGGTGAAACTGATGGGAAAAGGGCAATATATAGCAAAACGATTAATTCAGCTAGTTATTACTTTCCTGATTATTTTAACAATCCTGTTTTTCTTATTTAGACTGGCATTACCAGATCCAACAGCAGCATTAGTCATGGATGGCCTATCTGCTGAAGAACAGGCAATGGTTAGAGAAAGGTTCGGTCTTGATAGACCAATAGTTGAGCAGTATTTTATTTACTTAAGAAATTTTATGCGAGGAGAATTTGGACTTTCATTCCATTATAAATCTCCAGTCTTTCCTATTTTAATGGAAAAACTTTTTAATACGCTGGCCTTAATGTTACCGGCAATCTTTGTATCCTATTTAATTGGGCCACTGCTTGGAGTATTATTATCCTGGAAAAGAGGCAGCAATATTGAATTTACAGGGATTATAGGTGGATTAACCCTTCGCTCAGCTCCAGTTTTCTGGACAGGGATGATCTTTATTATGGTCTTTGGCATCTGGCTGGGGATTCTGCCTACCAGTGGCATGAGAACATTACCCTATGAAGCCAGCAGTAATTTAGATAAAATTTTAACCCTGGATTATTTAAGGCATCTAATCCTGCCGATGTTTACAATAGCAATTTATTATTTAGGCCTGCCGATGTTAATTATGAGAAATACAATGTTAGAGATTATGGGGGAAGATTTTATAGAACTATGTCAGGCCAAAGGTTTAAGCGAGAGAAAGATTATGTATAAACATGTTGCCAGGAACGCACTATTACCAGTCGTCACCCAGGCTGCTATTACAATTGGCCTGGCTGTTGGCGGTCAGGTTGTTGTTGAAGTTGTCTTCTCCTGGCCAGGTTTAGGCAGAGAGATGATTCAGGCAGTTAGAACCAGTGATTTCCCAATGGCCCAGAGTGCCTTTATGATGATGGCCGGACTTGTGCTGGTTATGAATACAGTGGCCGATTTACTTTATAGTTATTTAGATCCCCGGGTTGTCTTAAAAGGGGGAGATAAATAATGGCTAAAAACAAAAAAGGACTTAAAGAGCGACTTAAATATTTAAAACCAATGTTAATGAATATTATTGAACCCTTTAAAATTATTATAAAGGATCCCCTGGGCAGAATTGGGGCGGTAATCCTATCTATTATTGTATTGATAGCAATTTTTGCTCCAGTTTTAGCAACCCACAATCCAAATATAATGAATGAGAGAATTGAAGGCAGTGTCATTCCCTTTGATGAGGATGGCAACTGGAGTAATTACCAGATTATAGGAGAAAAACCTTTAAATGAAGTTGCTGTTGGATTAGAATATGAGTTAGCTGTTGCAGATGGAGGCTTTATCTATGAAAGAGAAATCGATGGAGACTGGATCGAATATGATTTAGGTCAGGACCTTGATTTCCTGGCAGCAGCAGTCTATCAGGATTTTAAATTAGTTGGCGGTGAAGCCGGCCTGATTTTATTTCAAAATGAAGATGGCAATTGGGAACAACTGGATACCCCGGTAGATACCAATATCAACGATATTTATCTCTTTTCAAGAGACTCAGCCTATGCAGTCGGAGATAATGGCACCTTTTTAAGCTGGAATGGCCAGGAATGGTCTCAGATTGACTCTGGTACTGAAAGAAACTTAAGAGAGATAAGCTTTATAAGTCCTGATGACGGTATAATAGTTGGTGACAGAGGAACTATCATTCATTATAGAGATGATCAATTAGAGGAGCCATCCTTTAGAGCCTTTACAGATGCAACCTTTAGAGATCTCCTGGCTGTATCCTATTATAATGAAAATCAGGCAATTGCAGTTGGCGAGCGAGCCACTATTATGGTATATGATGGAGAAGACTGGTATACCGATGATAGCGGAGCTTCAAGATCTTTAAATGGTGTTATCCATATCTCAGAAAATGAAGCCTACGCGATCGGTTTAAGAGGAACAATTTTAAAATATGATGGCGAAAACTGGGAAACAATTGATAGAATTACCAGACGTGATTATCGAGGCATTACTTTTGCAATGGATCGGGGCTATATCTATGGAGTTGAGCCCTATGTCAATGAGCTGGCACCGCCTTCTGGAGATCACCTCTTTGGCACCACCCATCTTGGCCGGGATATCTGGAGCCAGGTTATGTATGGAACCAGAACTGCTCTGATGGTTGGAATTATTGCTGCCCTGGTGGTTAACCTGATCGGGGCAACAGTCGGTCTGATAGCAGGATATTATCGAGGTAATATTGATAATGTTTTAATGAGAATTGTTGATATTATGTATGGCCTGCCTTTAGAGCCATTTGCAATAATTCTTGTTCTAATCTTTGAGCCAAGCCTCTGGATTATAATAATGGCCATCGGTCTTTTAACCTGGCGGACAAATGCAAGAATCATCCGCTCCCAGGTTTTATCATTAGTTGAGAGACCATTTATTAAGGCAGCCAGAGTAGCTGGAGCCAGTGATTTAAGAATAATGTTGATTCATATAACCCCAAATATTCTACCGCTGGCATTTTTACAGCTGGCAGTAGCAATGGGCTATGCAATTACAGCAGAAGCAACGCTTAGCTTCCTTGGTCTTGGGCCGCCACAGATATATAGCTGGGGAACAATTCTCCATTCAGCCCGTCTTTCAGGCGCCTGGAGAACTGCCTGGTGGTGGGTAATTCCACCTGGTCTATTTATATCTGTAACTGTTGTTTCAGTATTTTTAATATCAAGATCTCTGGAAGTTCTTACAAACCCAAGATTGAGAGGAGGTAGAGATAATGCTCCTGAACCTGAAGAACCTAAAAACCTATTACCGAATGAACAACCAAATAATTAAAGCAGTAGATGGAGTTTCATTTAAACTTAGATCAGGAGAAAATCTCGGCCTGGTCGGTGAAAGTGGCTGTGGCAAAACGACCACAGCCAAATCAATTAATCGGATCCTGCCATCAAATGGTGGCATAGTTGGTGGTGAAATCAACTTTCAGGGCAAAGATCTAGCAAAATTATCAGATGCCGAATTAAATAAAATCCGCTGGCAGGAGATAGCCATGGTGACCCAGAGTGCCATGAATGCCCTGAACCCAGTCTATAAAATTGGCGATCAGATGGTCGAGGCATTCCAGACCCATATTAAGATTAACAGAGAGGAAGCCCTTGATCGTTCAGCCCACCTCTTTTCCCTGGTTGGACTGGAAAAGAGCCGTTTAAAGGATTATCCCCATCAGCTTTCTGGTGGCATGAAACAGAGAGTTGTTATTGCCATGGCAATGGCACTGGATCCGCCATTAATTATTGCAGATGAACCGACAACTGCCCTGGATGTTGTTGTCCAGGATGGAATCTTAAAGCAGTTTGTTTATCTCCAGAATAAGATCGATTCATCAATAATTCTGGTAACCCATGATATTTCAGTGGTGGCTGAACTCTGCCAGCGAACAGCAGTTATGTATGCCGGTAGAATCATGGAACAGGGAACAACCAGAGAGATATTTAAGGAAGCCTATCATCCCTATACACTTGGGTTGATTAATGCCTTCCCGACACTGGAGGCAGCTAAAGATAATCTAATCTCAATTCCTGGTTCACCGCCAAATCTGGCCAGGGATCTAAATGGTTGTCGTTTTAAAGATCGGTGTCCATTTGCTACAGAATTATGTGAACAGGATCCGGAAATAACAGAAGTTGGCCCTGAACATTTAGTGGCCTGTCATTACCCGGAGAGGGTTGCAGAATTCAGAGAAAAAGCTGCATTACCTAAAACCTGGGATCAGGATCAGAGTCCAGTTGAAATAAAAAGTAGTGTTAAAGATAAAGATATTTTAGATGTTGATGGATTAAGAAAAGTCTTTAACTTAAAGGGAGAAGGCTTTCTTGGCCGGAAAAAAAGAAAACTTAAAGCAGTAGACGGAGTTAATTTTCAAGTTAAAGCAAAAGAAATTCTCGGGTTTGCCGGGGAGAGTGGCTCTGGAAAATCAACTTTAGGTGAATTAGTTGCCAGATTGCAAAAACCTACAGATGGTAGAATCTTATACCTGGGCCAGGATATCTCAGCTTTAAGAAAAAGAGAATTAAAATCATTCAGAGAAAAACTTCAGGTAGTCTTTCAGGATCCATATGAGACGTTAAATCCACGCTTTACTGTAATGCAGACAATCATGGAACCTTTAAAGATCCATAATATCGGTGATAATTTCTTTGAAAGGCTGGAAATGGTTAAATCTGCACTCCATAAAGCAGAGTTAAGGCCAGTCGATGACTTTATAGATCGCTTTCCCCATCAGCTTTCTGGTGGGCAGCGGCAGAGAGTTGCTCTGGCCAGGGCGATAGTCTTAGAGCCAGAATTTATTATTGCAGATGAACCTGTATCCATGCTTGATGTATCAGTAAGAGCCGGTATTTTAAATCTACTAAAAAGATTGAGAGATGATCTAGGAGCTTCAATTATTTATATCTCCCATGACCTGGCAACAATCAGGTATGTCTGTGACAGGACAGCTATCCTTTATCTAGGCAGGATTATGGAGATAGGTGAGACAGAGACAGTTATTAAAAATGCTGCCCATCCCTATACCAGGCTGCTCCTGGCAGCAGTTCCAATTCCAGATCCAGATCGGAATAGAGAGAGGGTGGATCCGAGAGGAGAGATACCGGATCCTATCGACTTACCGAATGGCTGCCGTTTCCATGGAAGATGTGTTGAAGCAACTCCAGAATGTGGCTTTGAAGGTAAAGATATAGAACAGGTGATAATTAAAGCCCAAAACCATCCAGACTATCCAGAGAAGTATAAAGAACTGGAGAGTATAAAAAATATGGAAACCAACGGTTATAATATAGAAATAACTCTAGCCCCTGAAAAAATTGAGAGAGATGGCTTCGAAAATCATCTAAAAAAACTGGCAGCAGATTGGAATAGTTCATTGCCAGAAGCTGTAACAGCCTGGGAATGGAACTCAAATAAACTAACTATTAAATTTGATTCCAAAAAAGAGCCAGAGCTAAGACCAGGACCGGATGGTCAGCAGGTAGCCTGTGTCTTATATTAAAAATAAATAAAGTCTAAATTATTGCACTGTCAGTGACTTATAGACAGTGCAATTTATATTTATACAGTTTTTTTATTAAAAAAGAAGGATTTTTCTAATTTATCTCTAATAATATAAATAACAACTCTAAACGTGATTACTTATAAATACTGATTATTTAGTAATCGCTATTATTTATTATTAATTTTTTGATAATTCTCAATAGTATTCAAGCTATCAGGCAAATTTAAAGGGGGGATTGCAGCGAAATGATAACTTGATTCTCAGAGAAGTTGAGGAGGGTAAGTAGCTTTTAAAGAGTCTGAAAATTATCTTTATTAAAAATAATTATCAGGAGCTGATTAATATGGCAGAAGAAGAAAAGCAGCAGAGAGGTAAGGGTTTGAAGGATATTGATCCAACGATATTCTGGGTTTCTGCTATTATTTCCGCAATCCTAATTGTCTGGGGAGCAATTGCAACAGATCATTTTGGTGGCATAATTGATAATGTTTTTAATTTTCTAGTAGGAAGCTTTGGCTGGCTTTATTTATTGTTTACAATGGTGATATTTATTTTAGTTATAATCTTAGGTTTTAGTAAGTTTGGTAAAATTAGACTTGGCAAACCTGGTGAAGAACCAGAGTATTCAACCCGTTCCTGGATAGCTATGTTATTTAGTGCTGGTATGGGAATCGGTCTTGTTTTCTGGGGTGTAGCAGAACCGATAATGCATTATGCTGCTCCGCCATTTGGCATAGAGGCAGGTACCGATGCGGCAGCACTTGAAGCTGGAGCATCTTCATTCTTTCACTGGGGTCTTCACCCCTGGGCGCTATATGCATTTTTTGGTTTAATGCTGGCCTATTTTTCATTTAGAAGAGGTCTACCACAGCTTCCAAGTTCAACGCTATATCCACTTTTAGGTAAAAAGGGAGTTAAAGGTGGCTGGGGTAAAGTCTTTAATATTCTAGCTGTATTTGCAACATTATTTGGAATCGCGACTTCACTAGGTCTCGGTGCCCAGCAGATTAATAGTGGGTTAAATGAACTGGTCGGTATGCCGGTCAGCAATAATATGGCATCAATAATTGTAGTTGTTATAACCTTTGCCTTTATTATCTCTGCAGTTACTGGTATCGATAAAGGTATTAAAATCTTAAGTAATATCAATATAACTATTGGAGGAATTTTACTTGCCTTTGTTATAATCTTTGGCCCAACAGTCTTTATACTGAGTTATACAATTGAAGCTACTGGTGAATATATTAATCAATTCTTAACCAGGAGTTTTTATACTGGCTCAGTTACCGGGGATCCCTGGCCTGGCTGGTGGACAATCTTTTACTGGGCCTGGTGGATAGCCTGGACACCATTTGTTGGCGGATTTATTGCCAGGATTTCTAGAGGTAGGACGATTAGAGAATTTGTCGTCGGTGTTGTCTTAGTTCCTGCTCTGGTAGGTATTGTCTGGTTTGGAACTATGGGAGGAACAGCACTCCACCTAGAAATGTTTGAAGGTATTGATATCTCAGGACCGGTCCATGATGATATGGCTGTCGCTTTTTTCATCACTTTACAGCAACTCCCGTTAGGGGCGATACTCAGTGTTCTGGCGACAATCTTAATCAGTACATTCTTTATTACATCTGCAGATTCAGGTACATTTGTAATGGGTATGCTTACATCTAAAGGTAAATTAAATCCTTCTACACAGGTTAAGGTTACCTGGGGAGTTATTGAAGGTTTGATTGCAGCTATCCTCTTACTTGCAGGAGGATTAGGGGCTCTACAAACTGCTTCAATTGCCGGGGCATTTCCGTTCATGCTCTTTGTAATTGCAAGCATGTTTGGCATTTTTAAGGCTCTGAACAATGATTATGAGATGATGGAGAAAGGTGAATTTATCGGAGATATTGATCTGGATTACTAAATAAGCTATATCTGGCTGGCAATTACTTTTGATTGCCAGCCAGAGAAACTAAATAAATTTTTTCAAATTAAATAATCATGATTAACACAGGGAGGAATGAGCAGATGGCAGATTTTGAAAAGTTAAGCGAAAGTGTAATTAAAGGAGAAGAGGAGAAGGTTAAAGAGTTAGTCCAGGAGGCCATAGATGCAGGATTAGAGCCAAGTGAAATAATCAATCAGGGTCTAATTAGTGGCATGAATGTTGTAGGTAAGCGATTTAAAGAAGGAGATATGTTTGTGCCAGAGGTACTTTTATCAGCCCGCTCAATGAAAGGTGGCATGGAATTAGTTAAGCCATTATTAGTTGAAGGCGAGATGGAGGAAGCCGGCAAAGTTATATTAGGAACAGTAGAAGGCGATCTCCATGATATAGGCAAGAATTTAGTTGGAATGATGATGGAGAGCGGTGGCCTTGAGGTTATTAATTTAGGCACAGATGTAACAGCAGCAGAATTTGCAGAGGCTGTCAGAGAGCATAAACCAGATGTACTTGGAATGAGTGCACTTTTAACAACAACAATGTTAGAGATGCAAAATACAATTGAAGTATTAATAGAGGAAGGCTTAAGAGATTCAGTTAAAATAATAGTCGGTGGAGCTCCAGTAACAAAAGAATTTGCAGATGAGATAGGGGCAGATGGCTGGGCACCAGATGCAGCTTCAGCCAAGGATCTAGTCTTTGAATTAGCAGAAGTAAATTAGGTCAGGGGGTTAAAATTAATGAGCAAATATACAAGATCAAGGTTTAATATTAATAAGTCAGTTAATTACAGGTCTTTAAGCGATGATGAGAGAGAAGAAATTTATCTGGCAGCTCTGGAAGTCCTTGAAAGAACAGGGGTTAAATTATTCTCTGAAGAAGCAAGGGAAATAATGATTGAGGCAGGTTGCTGGCAGGATGATGAAGAAGAGGAGTTAATAAGAGTGCCAATAGGTCTTAGCCAGTGGGCAGTAGATTCAGCTCCGAATAAAATTATTCTTTATGACCGTGAAGGTAATCGCCAATTAGATCTCAGCACCACTAGAACCTATTATGGACCTGGGCCAACTAATACCTATCACCGTGATCCCTATACCGGCGAGCGGAGACGTCCGGTTTTGAGTGATACTGAAAATGTGGCCAGAGTCTGTGATGCTCTGGATAATATTGACTTTGTAATGGATCTTGGTACTCCAACTGGAGTTACTGATAATATTGCTGACGTCCATGCCTTTAGAACATTAGTTGAAAATACAACCAAGCCAATAGTTCACTGGGGTTTCGATATTGAGCAGTATGAAGATATGATAGATATTGCCTCTATAGTTGCCGGTTCACTGGAGAAACTTCAGCAGAGGCCATTCTTCTTCCTTTATTCTGAGCCAACATCACCTCTGCTCCATTCCAGAGAGGCTATAGAAAAAGTTATCTTTGCGGCCAGAAAAAAGATACCGATAGTTTATACTCCATGTGTTATTTCTGGAGCAACAACTCCAGCAACAATGGCCGGAACCCTTGTCCAGGGAATTGCTGAAAGTATTGCTGGAATTACATTATCACAACTTGTTCGTCCTGGAACTCCAATAATTATGGGTGGAGTTTACGGAATTATGGATATGAATACAACAATTTACAGTTATGGTAGTCCGGAATTCAATGTTCTTCAGGCAGGAGTTGCTGAAGTTGCTCACCATATGGGTGTTCCAGTATTTGGTACAGCTGGCTGTACAGATTCCCATACAATTGATGAACAGGCAGCAGCAGAAGCGGCCATGAGTATTTTAACAGCAGCCCAATCAGGAGCTAACCTGGTTCATGATTGCGGATATATAAGCTCAGGGCAGTGTGGTTCACTCGAACAACTGGTTATGGATGATGAAATTATAGGTATGGTTAGAAGAATTATGCGAGGAATAGAAGTAACAGATGAGACTCTGGCCATTAATGTTGTTGATAATGTCGGACCAGGAGGACATTTCTTAGGTGAAGACCATACAGTTAAGAATTTCAAAAAAGAGACCTGGTTCCCAACATTAATTAATAGAATGCGCCATGATGGCTGGAAACATCAGGCAGGCAGTTCAAGGATGGGAGAAAGAATTAAAGAAAAGCTCCATAAAATTTTAGATGAACATGAAGTACCAGCTCTTCCAGAAGAAAAACTTGAAGAAATTCAAAAGATTATAGATAGAGCCGAGGCCCGTGAAGCCGAGAAAGCCAAGAAAAAGAAGGAGGGCAAAAAATAATGGCAGATTTTGAAAAGTTAAGCGAAAGCGTAATTAAAGGAGAAGAGGAGAAAGTTAAAGAGCTAGTCCAGGAGGCCATAGATGAAGGATTAGAGCCAAGTGAAATAATCAATCAGGGTCTAATTAGTGGCATGAATGTTGTAGGTAAGAGATTTAAAGAGGGAGATATGTTTGTCCCAGAGGTGCTCTTATCAGCCCGTTCAATGAAAGGTGGCATGGAATTAGTTAAGCCGCTATTAGTTGAAGGCGAGATGGAGGAAGCCGGAAAAGTTATATTAGGAACAGTAGAGGGCGATCTCCATGATATTGGCAAGAACTTAGTTGGAATGATGATGGAGAGCGGTGGCCTTGAGGTCATCAATTTAGGCACAGATGTAACGGCAGCAGAATTTGCAGAAGCAGTTAGAGAGCATAAACCAGATGTTTTAGGAATGAGTGCACTTTTAACAACAACAATGCTAGAGATGCAAAACACAATTGAAGTATTAATAGAGGAAGGTTTAAGGGATTCAGTTAAAATAATAGTCGGTGGAGCTCCAGTGACAAAAGAATTTGCAGATGAGATAGGAGCAGATGGCTGGGCACCAGATGCAGCTTCAGCCAAGGATCTAGTCTTTGAATTAGCAGAAGTTAATTAGGTCAGGGGGGAAAAAGATGAAAAGTAGTTATCAATCTGTAGCAGGTGTTAATCTAGAAGTTTTAACTGAAGACCAGATAGATAAGATGCTTGAAGCATCAACTAAAATATTAGAAGAGACCGGTGTTGTTTATTATGATGATGAAGCCATTGAGATAATGAAAAATGCTGGTTGTAAAGTAGAAGGGAATCGAGTTAGAATCCCGAATAAATTAGTTAAGGATGCTCTAAGTACTGTTCCAAACCGGGTTACTTTAAGTAATAGTAGAACCAGGGAGCGGGTTGTTGATCTTACCAATAATAATGCTTACTTTGGTACCGGTTCAGATACACCTCATTTTATGGATCCATATACAGGTGAAAGAGTTAAAACATCTAAAGAAACTGTAGCCATGGCAACTAAAACTATTGATGCCCTGGAAAATCTTGATTTTGTAATGTCTTTAGGCATAGTTCAGGATGTTCCTCAGTTAGTTTATGACCGTCATCAGTTTCAGGCAATGGTTTTAAATACATCAAAACCAATTGTTATAACAGCCAACGATGCTGATGGTTATGGAGATATAATTAAGATGTGCGAAACTATTGTTGGTGGGGAACAGGAATTAAGAGATAATCCATTCATGACATTATATGCCGAGCCAATCTCGCCACTCCAGCATGCTGAAGATGCTGCCCAGAAGCTGGTTCTTGCCGGCAAGAAATCATTGCCAGTAGTTTATACACCATGTATTATGGCAGGAGGTACTGTTCCTGCAACTCTGGCAGGGGCCATGGCGACAGGGCTTGCCGAGAGTCTCAGTGGATTAGTTCTAAACCAGCAGGTAAATGCCGGTAATCCATTTATTATGGGTGGAGTTTTCACAATTATGGATATGAATACAACAATCTTTGCCTATGGTGCCCCTGAATTTCATTTGATGCAGGCAGCATTGGCTGATGTTTCTAATTATCTTGATATACCAATGTTTGGAACCTGTGGTTGTACTGATTCCAAGGTAGTGGATCAGCAGGCTGCTATTGAAGATGCTCTCTCAATCTTAATTACCGCTCAATCAGGAGCTAATTTAAATCATGATGTTGGTTATATAGAGCATGGTAACTGTGCATCCTTAGAAAACCTTGTTATCTCCAATGATCTTATCGGTTTTGCCAGAAGAATTGTTAAAGGCATCGAAGTCAATGATGATACTTTAGGTTTAGATGTTATTGATAAAGTTGGTCCAGGTGGCCATTTCCTCGGGGAAGCTCATACCAGAGAGTATTTCAAGAAGGAGACCTGGTATCCTGATCTCTTTAAGAGGCAGTTTTATGATAACTGGGAGATGGAAGGTGAAAAAACATTACTGGAGCGGAGTAATGAAAAGGTCAAAGA
This window encodes:
- a CDS encoding trimethylamine methyltransferase family protein produces the protein MSKYTRSRFNINKSVNYRSLSDDEREEIYLAALEVLERTGVKLFSEEAREIMIEAGCWQDDEEEELIRVPIGLSQWAVDSAPNKIILYDREGNRQLDLSTTRTYYGPGPTNTYHRDPYTGERRRPVLSDTENVARVCDALDNIDFVMDLGTPTGVTDNIADVHAFRTLVENTTKPIVHWGFDIEQYEDMIDIASIVAGSLEKLQQRPFFFLYSEPTSPLLHSREAIEKVIFAARKKIPIVYTPCVISGATTPATMAGTLVQGIAESIAGITLSQLVRPGTPIIMGGVYGIMDMNTTIYSYGSPEFNVLQAGVAEVAHHMGVPVFGTAGCTDSHTIDEQAAAEAAMSILTAAQSGANLVHDCGYISSGQCGSLEQLVMDDEIIGMVRRIMRGIEVTDETLAINVVDNVGPGGHFLGEDHTVKNFKKETWFPTLINRMRHDGWKHQAGSSRMGERIKEKLHKILDEHEVPALPEEKLEEIQKIIDRAEAREAEKAKKKKEGKK
- a CDS encoding trimethylamine methyltransferase family protein → MKSSYQSVAGVNLEVLTEDQIDKMLEASTKILEETGVVYYDDEAIEIMKNAGCKVEGNRVRIPNKLVKDALSTVPNRVTLSNSRTRERVVDLTNNNAYFGTGSDTPHFMDPYTGERVKTSKETVAMATKTIDALENLDFVMSLGIVQDVPQLVYDRHQFQAMVLNTSKPIVITANDADGYGDIIKMCETIVGGEQELRDNPFMTLYAEPISPLQHAEDAAQKLVLAGKKSLPVVYTPCIMAGGTVPATLAGAMATGLAESLSGLVLNQQVNAGNPFIMGGVFTIMDMNTTIFAYGAPEFHLMQAALADVSNYLDIPMFGTCGCTDSKVVDQQAAIEDALSILITAQSGANLNHDVGYIEHGNCASLENLVISNDLIGFARRIVKGIEVNDDTLGLDVIDKVGPGGHFLGEAHTREYFKKETWYPDLFKRQFYDNWEMEGEKTLLERSNEKVKDILENHEPEPLPDDIVEELERIVQEAEAKL
- a CDS encoding corrinoid protein, which gives rise to MADFEKLSESVIKGEEEKVKELVQEAIDEGLEPSEIINQGLISGMNVVGKRFKEGDMFVPEVLLSARSMKGGMELVKPLLVEGEMEEAGKVILGTVEGDLHDIGKNLVGMMMESGGLEVINLGTDVTAAEFAEAVREHKPDVLGMSALLTTTMLEMQNTIEVLIEEGLRDSVKIIVGGAPVTKEFADEIGADGWAPDAASAKDLVFELAEVN